The DNA sequence TAGTGAACGAAAACTtgaaccaaaaaacaaaaaagttcatCTTTAAATGGAatcttaccagaagaggtggtaatgaacaagggagtagatagttttaagagggccattgatcttcactggggattgtaaattgactaggatcagtctagctgggcccagagcctgttgctggtcgtcacttttgtatttgtatttgtaaatttactttaatgtcaTAACAAACGTAATTCAAATCaatatcattttcttcatttcatttcaatCCAATTTTCTTCATTAATGCCAATTTCATACTTCATTATGTGATATTTCATATTTACACATAcgtatacagtagaatacctttataaccctgacctatataacgcaattctctataaaccgcacaacttttcagaagtaaacaataagtttttaagtttaaaaaatccctttgttttgctttgctaacataaaaatagttaggaaaatttaattttgaaagtttttcatctttccagcttaattcaaagtttttaaatgaaaattaatattcactgtaatgagaaaatatcagatggctcttgaaaatgcagctgttatgcaaactatgaagctggcagaagtgcaggataattcactttcttttaattgtaaagcatatttatttgtggaatgattagttgtataattagtgttttaatactcattgcagatagaactaatTCTAAAAGGCTAATATacatatattctgaatattagttttaaaatttgtgaaattaCCTATATAACACCAAAACCTCTATAACACAAAAGCTccggtcccaaggtgtgcgttataatgttTTTCAACTGTATTAcaatttattatatttgaaaacaaagctacatcttttaaagattttcactAAATGCATTAAAGCTtaataacttttaatatttatcaGCTTTATAATTGTGctaccattaaaaaataaataaataataatatcaataataataaaaacactttttaaaaaaactgaacaagATTCCACATAATGTGTacatcatcgcctcagagcaacagtaggataatttagtgttattcctggggtTATATGTCTCAGTGTTGCTCTGATGCAACAATATATAGCTGAATGTGTAGTAATTTGATGTAATTCTTATCTCAGTATAGGCAGAGAAGAGACTCTTTAGAAGAGGCAAGCTCACGCCATAGGAAATAACTTCAGTCTTATGTTCTGCATTCTATGgttatgtttcatttttataGTTCTCTAAAATTTTAACCTaaccattaaaaatatatttttttaattttaaaaattttgtgatttaTCAGAGTTTATTACACTAGATAATGTGAAAAATACAAATTATGATGATCACTAaaatttagagacgtaccgagtacttttctccgcacgcacaccccaccacttagctgtaagcttTAGGTTCCaccgcacggctgggtgcgaccatagactaataataagagtagaccaagctatggcaacccttttgctgctcataaaccaaaccatgtgactggtggatatcctagcaacagcgggcgttaatcgttgcagacgatcaacgccagcgagaaataaaataaatagaattgatggagcacggaagaatgatcttttatggagtctgatttgtaaatttgttattctaaattgcaaatattttgttaatatagtgagtttttcgtttagatagtattgtgcattttctttagtcaatttcaataactctctaagcaataaaagatgcaagcgaccaagaagaatcggcaaacggtaagatttttacctacagtttcaatttaagataccgattagtacatttttgcgttaacgcaaaacgtttacgccatttcgttcacgccaacgctgacagctccaaatgaaataaaagttactgaaaactgatcaaaaactattactaatgtcaaaataatgcataactaaaagaaaaacagttcaatctctgcacctggaagtttcttttaatgaaaacacattgtcttaaaatacatgtcgagtgccaaactatagataatgctgccatctagcaaccatgctgccaaagtcttcgccaagcccttccactagtcacatgatacatctatgaaccaattttcttcatcagcaagaatgagaaagctcggtctactcttattattagtctatgggtgcgacggtcgatagtcgtctgggccacggacggtcttggtgcttattgcggCGGGGAAGGTCCCCATGCTGGGCGTAaacccagctgggagtttaccccttaatgtgtgaaccTTGCTCACCATGAGATACGGGATATCTCCCCGtacgtaccgagtactcagtaactactcggtactctgcctactcggccaatttaccGAATACTCGGTAATccgccaaattttgatcagatactcgaccAATACcgagtatttgcaaaaaaattgaatattgtataagacagatattaatatttataaaaaagcgcaagcatatataatattctgcaatcatttataccagtcaaatttaaattttgagaataatgaagtttgtaatgcttcaatggaataaatctttattttaatgtccccaaagttaataaaacttatttatcaaAATTTGTGCGAAAAAGGTAAgaatagaaaatatggaatttttatattaaaaatggatttttgctacaaacaacaATTAgtgataagaaatataaaaatacctttgtttaaaaaataaaaggaaataaaacaacgttaaaagcacaatgcagacacgtgttttgtcattaaaaggaattcctttttcaatgcacaaatgTGAGCTAGTGGATTTAAAAGCATCCGactaaagttggattttttttgtcgaatgtctttacattttttagctcacattttatgcactgaaaaagacattccttgtaacgcagaaacacgtgtctgcagtgttcctgcacatttcttttatttgcttttaaaaattatttatgtttggtggactagaactataatagattggtataatttgttttattttccaacttgattaatcataccttttatttatttatttttaattttaaaaataatttttttgtaaaatttttgacatcaacaaaatattttaaataatccataattaaatttcagcaggaatttagttttaaaaactattgtatggacaaggaggtctataacactattccaataagtttaaaattcatcccatgtgtgtcggtggttcttcttaaaacataattggtacttgataACTCGGCTGAGTAATGAAAggtcgagtactcggtactcggccaaagtgctactcggtacgtctctactaaaaTTATTACATCATGACAAAAAAATGTGACAAACACAGGTCAAAACGTAGGTTTAGCTCTTATGATATTAATCTAAACCGGCTAGGAAAATGCAATATGCATATCgtctcctcagagcaacagtaagatatctattcccaaaaataacactaagatagctttctgttgctctgaggtgataaTATGTTGTTCAATGTAAAGATATTATTGGTCTTCACAAAAATGCCTTAAAAAGCACTCAATGAATCACGGAAAATATTGTAATAACTCCTTACTTTTGGTGCATCTTGGGCTATAGGTATATGAGGACCAGATCtggattttaaagaaaatcttttaatttgCCTATTTCCAAATATGAAGAGAAGTACAAAAGtctgaaaagcaaaaaaacatggataaattttacacttgaggACCATAACAAatacttcaaaacaaaataaacaaataaatataaatatattatggGTATAACTGCTGATGAAATCTTGATTATTTGCTTTGCTACTTGCTACACTACACTGCTGGACTGAACTTATTAAGTCCCGATCAGATTAACAACCGCTTCATCTTTTTTTAAGACAGTTCCCTATAAATAATAGCTTGTTTAATTTCATGAACTAAATGAAGCACTTGACATTTTCCAACATTGAACGACAAGGCCATTAAACTGCCAGCTTAGAAATTTGATCTAACAATATTCTCTTAAGCATTTTCATTTGTTCTTCACTATCATGCTTCTATAACTCAGACATCATTGACAAAAACTTGAATGTTTACAGAAAGCCCTCCATTATCAGaaatgcaaataataaataatgGCTCCAAAACTGAACCTTTTGGATCCCCACTAAAACGTCAACCAAATGAGAAAATTTTCCCCTAAccaactactctttgttttctCCTAGTAAACTAATTTCTAACTCAATTTAAAGTTTTCCCTCATAATCCATATTGTTGCTAGAGTTTGATAATtaggtaaaatttggagtttcctTTGGTTATTTGACAAGttcattctttcaaaaaattaagtttaggaCACCCTGATCACCAATGAAAAACCATTAAATGCATTACAAGATGATTTCAGGATACTTACTAAAATACCAAATGCAATGCAAATAATAATTGCAATTCCAGAAAGGGAATCAGCCATTACTAGACAAAGATAAGGTTGGAAGACCAGTGACTACTTTAATAGGAATGCTTCATCTGAAACAATTTTCACAATATTAACATAgattcaacaaaattttatttaaaattttaaaaacagtaattCAAAAGCAAGAGAGAAGTACAGCATGAAATATAAGCCATGAAGTAAAAACTAGTGCAatatacagtattgtggcaattaattgggaaatgttattttttttctctgtatcaCAGGTAAGCGAACGAATAAGCACTCAAATTCAGCATAGAGCTTAAATGACAGCTATTGTCAAACTAGTATAGCTATTTGTACgttcagtgaaacctgtgtaagttgaccacttgcggtgcagtattttggtggtcaatttagacaggtggtcaacttatagaaggTAGtaaatgaaagctttttttttttttttgtcatttcttgtcccatgcatttttttactaattggaatacttta is a window from the Uloborus diversus isolate 005 chromosome 6, Udiv.v.3.1, whole genome shotgun sequence genome containing:
- the LOC129224361 gene encoding protein C1orf43 homolog is translated as MLFYHIMADSLSGIAIIICIAFGILTFVLLFIFGNRQIKRFSLKSRSGPHIPIAQDAPKSLQNEINRRLEIVKTIFYQPPLLKKSDEKFFQEEQLSCHND